CAGAATTTACTCAGTTTTTCAATAAGGAAGTTATGGGGGCAGATGCTGTAAAGATAATAAACGAAATAGATGATATTTGGCAACAAAAACCTAAACAGAAAATAGTTGTAGGTAAAGAACGAATTAACTATGATTCAGAATTAGCTAATTATAAAATTAAAGGTATTTCGCCAACATTAGTAGATAATTTCAAATTAATCTTTTCTGATTGTAATATATTAGTTGAAGGGGATGGCTCTGCTGGCAAGCCCATTAAGGTTCCAGCATCTTATGAGCCGGTAGTTCCTGCTAAGACTGATATATTAATTCCAGTCTTAGGAATGAGTGGATTAGGAACTGAAATTAATGATCAGCATTGTCACCGCTTAAAACAGCTTAGGGGATTAACTGACAAAAATATAATAGATCAGGAATTAATAGTTAAAATATTGACTTCAGTTGATTCATATGGTTATTATCAGAAAAAGATTAAGAATTATATTCCTATTTTAAATCAAGTTTCGGAGAGTAATTTATCTAGAGTAAAAAAGATTGCCTTTGATTTAGTAGAAAAGGGCATACCAAAGGTGATTATTACTAATACTTTAAGGCCTAATCCGGTATTAAAAGTAGTTCAAAGATAAGATGCAAGGAGGGGATTAAAAGTGGAACAGATTGAATTTTATAAGAAAATAGAAGAAACATATAAGCAGAAAGAAAAAGCTTTAGTAGGTACAATTACTGCTATTGAAGGAAATAATAATTTTGAATTTGATCCTATGGGTACTAAAATTCTTCTACGTCAGGAGGATAGATTAACTTATCCAGCTAACAGATTAAAGCTGTGGCAAATGATTATGGATAATATAGTCAATGTTGATCAATTAATGGATTCTAAATTTCCAATATTGAAAAAAGTAAAAATTGATTCAGGAATTGAAGTGGAGGTTTATTTTGAACCAGTTTTGGAAGAGCCTCGGCTATTGATCTTTGGAGCAGGTCATGTAGCTAAACCTTTAGCTAAGGTAGGGAAGATGGTAGATTTTACGGTTACAGTAATGGATGATAGACAAGATATGGTTAGTAGACAGCGTTATCCTCAGGCTGATGAATTGGTTTGTGCTGATTTTGATGATTATTTACGGAATCTGCAGATAAAAGAGAATGATTACTTAGTTATTGTGACAAGAGGGCATAAACATGATTATGAGGTATTGAAGGAAGTTATTGATAGTCAAGCAAAATATATAGGAATGATTGGCAGTAGTCGTAAAGTAAAGATGTTATTTCGACAGTTACGGGATGAAGGGGTTGGCCAAGAATTAATAGATCAGGTTTATGCTCCAATTGGAGTAAATATAGCTAGTGAAACTCCAGCAGAAATAGCAATGTCAATTATTGCAGAAATAATTTCTATAAGGAGGGAGGAGTAATGAAGAAAGAAATAATAGATAAGATTATAAATTATGAAGGAGAAGGTGATTATATAGCACTTGCTACTGTTGTTTCGGCTACAGGTTCTTCACCAAGAGATATCGGAACACAGATGCTAGTTTATCCTAATGGCAGTATTGAAGGGACAGTGGGAGGCGGAATATCTGAAGCTGAAACTATTGAACAGGCTGAAGAATTAATGCAGACAGGCAAGAATAAGAAATGTTCTTTTGATATGAGTAATGAAGAAGTAGCTAAAGTTGGTGGAGTCTGTGGTGGTCAAGTTGAAATTTTTATTGAAACTATTAAAGTAGATGATTAGAAAATTTTTAGTAATATAAAGGAGGTATTTGATGATAAAAAAGATCACTTGGGGATTAATTTTAGTCTCCATTTTGATTTTGTTAATGCCTATTGGTGTCCAGGCCCAAAAATCTTTATTTGTATATTGTGGAGCCGGTTTTAAAAAACCTATGCAAGAGATAGGAGAGTTATTTGAACAGGAGTATGGTATCAGAATTAATTATCAATTTAATGGTTCAGGAACATTATCTAATCAAATTAAGACTGTTAAAAGTGGAGATTTGTATATGCCCGGAGATATTTGGTACATCAATAAATTAAAAAATATAAAAGGAGCCAAAGAAAAGCAAGGTAATTATATTTATACTCAGGCACCAGTTGGTTACCATACGCCGGTAGTTATAACTCCTGATAATAATCCGGGTAATATTAAAGAGTTTAATGATTTAGATGAATCAGAAGTTGAAGCAGTTTTAGGAAGTAAAAGTGCAGCTATTGGTCGAGTAGCAAATAAGATTTTAGCTAAATCTGGTTTTACCCTAAACACAATTGCTAAAATGGGAACAGTTAATCAGGTAGCTATGACTGTTGCTATGGGCCAAGGTGATGTAGGAATAGTTTGGAGAGCTAATTATAAAGAATTTGAAGATAAATTAAAGCTAGTTAAGATTCCTAAAGAAGTTAATGTTGTTAAAGATTTAGCTATAGCAGTACTTGAATTTTCATCAAAGAAAGAAAAAGCAGTTAAGTTTATGAATTTTGTTTCTTCAGAGAAAGGAAGAAACATTTTTGCTAAATATGGATATAGAACAAATAAGAATTAAATCAGATAATAGATTAATGGGGGTGGCCAGATGGAGTTTAATTATTTCAAAGTAGTAATGTTTACTATATTTGTGATTTTTATTGCTTTTTTAAGTACTGTATTATTTACCCCATTGATGTATGTTAAAGTAACAACGCTATTATCAGTTTTGTTTAATAATCAGGAAGTCTATTATGCTTTATCTTTAAGTTTAATTTCATCATTGATTTCTATTTCATTGGCTGCTATAATTTCTTTACCTGTGGGTTATGTATTAGCTAGATATGATTTCATTGGGAAGAAGCTATTTGATATTCTGTTAGATTTACCGATTATTTTACCTCCTTTAGTAATGGGACTGAGCTTATTAATCTTGTTAGGGCCGGTATTAGGAGATCAATTAGCAAAATTAGGAATTAGATTTGTTTTTACTCCTTTAGGAGTGGTAATGGCTCAGTTTATGGTAGCAACTCCTTTTACTATTCGAAGCTTCAAGACGGCTTTTATTGAGATTGATCCTAATCTAGAGCGGGCAGCAATGACTTTAGGGGATTCCTATTTTCAAGTTTTTAGAAGAATTACTCTTCCTTTGGCCAGAAATGGTATTATATCAGGAATTACTTTAGCTTGGGCTAGGGCAATGGGAGAATTTGGAGCTACAGTAATGTTAGCTGGAGCCACTCGTTTGAAGACTGAAACATTGCCTATTGCTATTTTCCTAAATATTTCGACTGGCGATATGGATGTAGCTATTTCTATTTCTATAATTATGATTATTTTTTCTGTTATTGTTTTGGGAATATTAAAAGCCTTTGGGAAAGAAGCTTATGAGTATAGGAGGTAAAAAATATGGTTTTGGAAGTGACTTTAGAAAAAAAGATGGAAGATTTTAATATTTCTCAAGAGTTTACTGTAGAGAATGAAATTTTAATATTATTTGGTCCTTCTGGAGCAGGTAAAACTACTATTTTAGATTGTATTGCTGGCTTACAAAGTCCTGATCAGGGTCTAATAAAATTAGATGGAGGATGTCTATTTTCAACTAAAAGAAAGATTGATTTACCTCCGTTTAAACGAGAAATAAGTTATATTTTTCAAGAGTGTGCTCTGTTTCCTCATCTAAATGTTAAAGAGAATGTAAGTTATAGTTTGGATGGGTGTAAAGGGGGGAAGGGATATAGATTCAGTATCAAAGAGGTTTTGGATATGTGTCAAATTACTCATCTTCAACAGCGGTTACCTTCTCAATTGTCCGGTGGAGAAAAGCAGAGGGTGGCTTTAGCTAGGGCTTTAATGAAGGAACCAGCTTTATTACTATTAGATGAACCATTGTCAGCTTTAGATTATAAATTAAGAAAGCATCTTCAATGTGAAATCAAAGATCTTCATAGAAAATGGCAGATTCCTTTTATTTATGTCACTCATAATAGAGATGAAGCTGAATTTTTGGGAGACAGAATTTTAAAAATTAAGCAGGGTAGTTTAAAAAAGTTAACTGTTGTATAAATGGGGGCGAAAAAGGATGGAGGTTATTACTAAAGCTAAGCAGAAATTTAAAGATATACTCAATAATAATAATTTGTTCAACAAAGACATAACAATTAGAGCTAGAGGGTTATCTTCTAAAGAAGCTATAGGTAATCCTGAGCGGAATGATTTCCCTTTAATGGTAGGTAAAGAAGTAATGATTCAGGCTGAATTTAGGGAAGATTTTGGTCAAGCTTTTACTGATCATCCTAGTGACTTTACAGGTGATTTACAGGAAATTATGGAACTTTCTTTAGATAATAATCATCACCGGGCCTTATTCATTGCTACTGTAAATGCTGTTTTGCGTTCATTAAAGTTAACTAGAAAGACTATTCATTGTAAAGATGAAGAACCCAGTGAATGTGCAGCCGAGATGTTAGAGTGGCTTCAAGAAAATTGTGCAAAGACTGAGAAGATCGGAATTATTGGTTACCATCCTGCTATTGTAAAGGAGAGTAGTTTGGTTGTTGGACCAGAAAATATTAGGGTAAGTGATCTAAATCAAGAGAGAATAGGTGAAAATAAATTTGGAATTGAGATTTGGAATGGAAATGAGAGGAATGAAGAGTTGATTAAAGAAACTGATTTGATTTTGGCAACCGGTTCTTCGGTTGTTAATGATACGATTGATGATCTATTATATTTATTTGATAGATATACAAAGGATTATTATTTTTTTGGAAATACAATTGCTGGAGTTGCAACTTTACTAGATTTGCCTAGGTTATGCTTTTGTGGTAGATAAAGATTATTTCTGAACTATTAATAAGGTGGGATCTATGATGGCAATTAAAAAGGTAGCAATTGAAGAGGCAGTTGGCATGGTAATAGCTCATGATATGACTCAAATTATTCCTGAAGAATTCAAAGGGGCTAGATTTCAAAAAGGAGATGTGATTGATAGTGAGGATATATCTACTCTAAAAGATATGGGTAAGGAGCATATATATGTTCTTTCTTTAAAGGAAGGGACTATTCATGAAGATGATGCAGCTTATCGAATTGCTGAGAAAGTAGTTGATAAAAATATTAATTTATCAGAACCATCAGAAGGAAAAATTACTCTTACGGCTGAGCAAAAAGGTATTCTTAAGGTAGATAAGGATTTGCTTTTAGAGGTTAATAGTATCGATGAGATTCTTATTACTTCTAGCCATAATAATATTTTTTTACAGGCGGGAGATTCATTAGCTGGAGTAAGGATTAATCCCTTAACAATTGAAGAAAATAAGCTTCAACAATTTGAAGATATTCTTGGTAATCAGAATATTTTTAAGGTAGATCCTTTTGCTGACAGGGAAGTAGGGGTAGTAGTTACTGGAAATGAAGTTTATAATGAGCGAATTGAAGATGAATTTGTGCCGACCTTACAGAAGAAATTTAAGCGTTGGGGAGGAAAGTTATTAGATTCAATCATTGTTCCTGATGAAGTTGATCAGATCACAGAAGCACTAGCTAACTTAAAAGAATCTGGTGCGAAAATATTAATTGTGTGTGGAGGAATGTCAGTTGATCCTGATGACTTGACTCCAAAGGGAATAAGAAATACTGGAGCTGAAATTATTAAGTACGGTGTGCCAGTATTACCTGGTAATAAATTAATGTTGGCTTATTGGAATGAAATACCTATATTAGGTCTGCCGGCCTGTGTTATTTTTGAAAAGATTACTGTTTTTGATCTTATTTATCCTCGTCTTTTAGCTGATGAAGAGTTAACAAGAGAGGATTTGATAGAATTAAGTTATGGTGGATACTGTTATCATTGTGAAGAATGTCAGTTTCCTCAGTGTTCTTTTGGTAAAATTTAAATCTTTTATTAATGGGGAAGGTAATAACATATGATTTTGAGGAATGGTAAGGTAGTTGTTGATAATTCTTTACAAGAGGTTGATATAAGGATTAAAGGTAGCAAAATTGCAGATGTAAAGAGTGAATTAAACCCTAAGCGAGAAGAAAAAGTTATTGATTTAGCTGGGAAATTAGTTTTTCCAGGTATTATTGATAGTCATACTCACTTCCTGCTTAAATCTAGAGGAACAGTGACTAGTGATGATTTCTATTCTGGAACTAAAGCAGCTGCTTATGGCGGAGTTACAACTATTATTGATTATGCTGAGCAGACTGAAGAATCTATTATAGAGGGGCTACAAGAAAGAAAAAGAGAAGCACAGGGTGAGGCTGTAGTTGATTATAGTTTTCATCTTGTTATTAATAAATATTTTAATCCGGATAAACATTTAGACGAGTTATATCAACTAGGAGAATTGGGAGTTTCAAGTTTAAAGATATTTACTACCTATAAAGATATATATATGTTGGATGAGGATAAATTAGATATTTTATTTAGAGCTGCTTATGAGAATGGATTATTAGTTACGGTTCATGCTGAAGATAATGAAATAATTAAGTCACAAAAAGAAAGGTATAAAGAATCAGGTAAAATAGGTATTAGTTATCATCCTGACATAAGACCTGGACTAGTTGAAAAGAAGGCAATTCAAAGATTAAATAAGCTTAGTAAGAAAAGAGGAACAGAGCTTTATATAGTCCATTTATCTTCTAAGGAAGGATATGAAGCAATAAAGGAAGCTAAACAATCAAATCCAAATCTTTATGTTGAAACAGCACCTCATTATCTTACTTTAACTAGAAAAGAGTTAGAAAAGCCGGAGGGGAGACTAAGTTTTATGACTCCTCCTCTTAGAGAAGAAGAAGATAATCAAAAGTTGTGGCAGGGAATTATAGATAATATAATAGATGTTGTTGCGACTGATCATTGTGCTTTTAGTAAGGAACAGAAGGAGCTTGGACATCATTCGTTGGATATTCTTCCTGGCATTCCAGGGGTAGAAACAATGTTACCTTTAATTTATACTTATGGTGTGGATAATGATCGGATTTCGCTTTCTAGATTAGTAGATTTACTTTCGGTTAAACCAGCTAAGATTTTTGGACTTTATCCCCAAAAAGGTAGTTTCAAAGAAGGGACAGACGCTGATATAGTAGTATATGATCCTACAATAGAATGGGATCTAAAGGGGGAAGTTTTACATTCTAAAGCTGGTTATACTCCATATCAAGATTTATCAGTAAAGGGAAAAGCAGTGATGACTATGGTTAGGGGAGAGATTATAGTTAAGGATGATGAATTTAAAGGAAAAAAAGGTTATGGTAGTTTTCTCGAAGCTAAATTAGATAAAATTAGAAGATAGAATTGAGAGTGTTTTTAAAGGAGGGTTGATTTAATGTATAGAATACTTGACAAGGAAGTTATAGCTGTAAAAATAGTCAAGTTAAAGGTTGAAGCACCAGAGGTAGCTGCTAAAGCTAAGCCGGGACATTTTTTAATAGTTAGAGTAAATGAAAAGGCAGAGAGGATACCTTTAACAATTGCTGATTATAACCAACAAGAAGGAACGGTCACAATTATTGTGCAAGAGGTGGGTTTTAGTAGTCGTCAAATTTGCAACTTAGAAGTAGGAGAAGGCTTTTTGGATTTAGTTGGTCCCTTGGGTGAACCAATTAAGACTGAAGGTTATAATAAGGTAGTCTGTATTGGTGGAGGTTTAGGTAATGCTCCTTTATATCCTAAGGCCAAGTCTCTAAAGGAGGATGGAACAGAAGTAGTTAGTATTTTAGGAGCTCAAACAGCTGACAAATTGATTTTAGAAGAAGAATTTGATGAAATCAGTGATGAATTATATATGGCTACTGATGACGGTTCTAAAGGTCATGAAGGTTTCGTAACGGAAGTATTAGAAGATTTATTAAAGCAAGAAGATGATTTTGAATTAGCTATTGCTATTGGGCCAATGATTATGATGAAGGTTGTTTCTGAATTAACGGCTAAATATTCTTTGGAAACTATAGTCAGTTTAAATTCTTTAATGGTTGATGGAACAGGTATGTGTGGTGGCTGTCGAGTGACAGTTGGTGAAGAAACTAAATTTGCTTGTGTAGATGGTCCAGCGTTTGATGGACATTTAGTCGATTTTGATGAGCAGTTAAGAAGGCAGCAATTTTATACTGATCAGGAAGAAGAAGTTAAGCAGTGTCAACATGTTGGAGGTGAACATCAATGTCACAAGAAGGAATAAAGCATGAGATGCCTGAGCAAGATCCGATAGAACGGATCAACAATTTTGATGAAGTAGCTTTAGGTTATGATGAAGAAACGGCTATTAAAGAGGCTAAGCGTTGTTTGCAGTGTTCAAATCCAAAATGTAAAGCAGGATGTCCAGTAGAAGTGGACATTCCAGGGTTTATTCAGTTAGTAGCAGAAGGCAAATTTGAAGAAGCGGCTAAAAAAGTTAAAGAAAAGAATAATCTTCCCGCTATTTGTGGGCGAGTCTGTCCTCAAGAAGATCAATGTGAAGCAGAATGTGTAGTTGGAATCAAAGATGAACCAGTAGCTATTGGTCGATTGGAGAGATTTGTAGCTGATTATACTAGTGACAACGAAGAAGCAAAGGAAATTCAGCAGGATCAAGGTAAGGTGGCAGTTGTTGGAGCTGGGCCTTCAGGGTTAACTGCTGCAGCTGATTTGGCTAAAATGGGGTATCAAGTTACTATCTTTGAAGCTTTTCATAAGCCTGGTGGAGTCTTAACTTATGGTATTCCGGAGTTTAGATTACCGAAAGAAGTAGTTAAAAGAGAAGTGGCAAAGATTAAAGAATTAGGTGTAGAGATCAAGTTAAATCAGGTAATTGGTAAAATTAAAGGAGTAGACGAGCTATTTGAAGAAGGTTATGATGCTGTTTTTGTAGGAACAGGCGCTGGATTGCCTAAATTTTTAGGTTTAGAAGGAGAAAACTTAAATGGCGTCTATTCAGCTAATGAATTTTTGACTAGAGTTAATTTAATGAAGGCTTATAAATTTCCTGAGTATAAAACTCCAGTTTATGTTGGAGATAAAGTAGCAGTTGTTGGAGGCGGAAATGTAGCTATGGATGCTGCAAGAACTGCTTTAAGATTAGGAGCTGAGGAATCAATTATTGTCTACCGTCGAGGTAGAAAAGAGATGCCTGCTAGAGAAGAGGAGATTCATCATGCTCAACAAGAAGGAGTTCAATTTGAACTATTAAATAATCCAACTAAGATTTTAGGAGATGAGGATGGCTTCGTAACAGGGATGGAATGTATTAGGATGGAATTAGGTGAACCTGATGATTCTGGACGACGGCGTCCAATTCCGATTGAAGGTTCTGAGTTTAGAATTGATGTTGATACGGTAATTATGGCTATTGGTCAGAGTCCTAATCCAATTCTAATTAATGATACTTCCAAACTAGAGACAACGGATTGGGGGACAATTATTACTGATGAAGAAACAGGCGAGACTACTAAAGCAGGGGTTTTTGCTGGCGGAGATGTAGTAACAGGAGCTGCAACGGTAATTGAAGCTATGGGAGCAGGTAAGAAGGCTGCTAGGAGTATTGCGGAATATATAGATAATAGATAGTTGAATAGGTTATTATAATTAAATATTTTTGGCTAATAGAGGGGAGTAAAAATGGTTTCAGCTATAGTTTTAGCTGCTGGGATGTCGACTAGATTAGGCGAACCTAAACAATTACTTTCAATTGGTAAGAGAACAATTATAGAAGAGGTTATAAATAATTTATTAGCTACCGAAGTGGAGGAAGTAATAGTAGTTCTTGGTTATCAAGCAAGCCAAGTTAAGAAATTAATAGCTGGTCAAGAGGTTGAGATTTGTTATAATAAAGATTATAAATTAGGCCAAAGTACTTCTCTAAAAGAAGGGTTATCATCAATTAATGATGACTGTAGGGCAATTCTTTGCATGTTAGGGGATCAACCTTTAGTAAAAAAAGAGACCATTAATCAATTGATTAATGAGTTTGAAGCAGGGACAGAATTAATAGTAGCTCCAGAATATAAAGGACGCAGAGGTAATCCAGTAATTTTTTCGGCTGATTTAAAGTCAGAAATGTTAGAGATCAGCGGAGATCAAGGAGCTAGAGAATTAATTTACAAATATTATAATCAGATTAAATTAGTCGAAGTAGAAGATCAAGGGGTTATTTTTGATATTGATACTAAAGAAGATTATCTAAAACTATTAAATATTATAAATTAAATTTTATGATAGTAATGGGGGGGATATTTCCTGTAACTCGAGTTTGATTGAAGGGTTACAGGTTTTATTATGTATATAAAATGTTTTAGACTAAATGAAAAATAATTGATTTTAAAGTTATTAAAATAAAATTGGATATTATTTAAATCAGTTTAGTTAGATTTTGTGAAGGTATTTAGAGATTAATACTGAATTAAGGTATAATCCTTAAGATGATATTCTTTAAACAAGCAGATAATAAACTGAAAGTTGTAATTAGACTAGGTTTTAATCTGGAGAAATAAAGCTAAGTTAGATTGATTTTTGTTAAAAACTGTAGTAACATTTAGGTTAAAAATTACATATGATAACAGGGCAATAAAAGTTCTCTATTCTATAGAGATTAAAAAGGAAAACGGTGAAAATCCGTTGCTGTAGTCGCAGCTGTGACCAGTATTTTTATACATCTTCACTACGGATAGTGGGAAGGAGATGTTGTTTAAAAGCTGGAAGCCAGAAGACTTGCTATTATTGTTCGCTTCTTATACTCCGGCTTAGAGATTTTGAAGCTAACTTGCAAAGATATTAATAAGTCTATCTTAGAGATGATTTTAAGATTGGCTATTAATATAGGTTGGTGGAGCTGTCTCTTATGAGGGACAGCTTTTTATATGTTTTATTAAAAAAGGAAAAGAGGGGGAGGAAAAATGATAAGTAAAAAAGTAACTAATATAATAGGGATTATATTGGGGACATCCATAACAGCTTTAGGTATTACTTCGTTTTTATCTTATAATAATATAATTACAGGAGGATTTAGCGGTTTAGCACTTATGATTCATTATTTACTAGATTTTGAAATAGGTAAGACCCTTTTTATATTAAATTTGCCTTTCTTTATTGTAGGTGCTAAGGAATTAGGAGTTACAAGAATGATTAACTCATTAATTGCTGTTATGAGTTTGTCATTTTGGACGGATTTCTTACCACGGTTTAGTTTATACACTACTCATGATAAATTATTGGCTTCAATATTTGGAGGAGTTTTAATTGGAGTAGGATTAGGCGTTGTTTTTAGGTTTAATGGAACTACTGGTGGTACTGATATAATAGGAAAAATAATAGAAAAGCATACTCATTTTAAATTAGGGCAATGTATAGCAACCACAAATATTATAATTATAATTGCTTCAGGTATTTTATTTAATTTTGAAGTAGCTCTGTATGCTATTATAACTACTTTTACTACGGGGAAAGTAGTTGATTTTGTTCAGCAGGGCCTAAACGTATCTAAAGCTACATTCATCATTTCGGATAAACCTATAGATATAAAACATAATATATATGAAAATTTAGGAAGAGGAGTAACTTTATTAGATGGTAAAGGAGGTTTTACGGAAACTCAGAAAGAAATTATTTTATGTACTTTAAAAAGTAAAGAAGTTCCTAAATTAAAAGAGGCAGTAACTGAAATAGATAATAATGCTTTTATTATATTAACTAGTGTGCATGAAGTATTAGGCAATGGATTTATTCGGAGTAACTAAATAAGGTTTAGTTTATTTTGATTTTGGATTATAGAAAGAAGTGGTGATAGATAACTGGGTTAGCTAGAAAGGAGATTAATAATGTATCCATTAAAATTTAAATCGGTTTATAAAGAAAAAATATGGGGCGGAACAGCTTTAGCAGAAAAGTTTGATCGTGATATACCTAGTAATTCTATTGGGGAGAGTTGGGAAATAGCAGCTCGCGAGAATGGAAGTAGTAAAATTAGTAATGGAAGATTTGCAGGCAAAGAATTAATGGAAGTAATTGAAAAAGAGGGAACTAAGGTTTTGGGAACAAAAGCTAAGGATGAATATTTTCAAAAATTTCCGTTGTTAATTAAATTATTAGATGCTAATGATAAATTGTCGGTACAGGTTCATCCTGATGACGAATATGCTTTCGAACATGAAGATGGTGAGTTAGGCAAGACAGAAATGTGGTATGTTATTGATGCTCAAGAAGATGCTAAACTAATTTATGGAGTTAATCCAGAGGTCACTAAAGAGGAGTTTGCTACGGCAATTAAAGAGGGAAACTTAGAAGAAAAATTAATTAAAGTTAATGTTGAAGCAGGTGATGTACTTTATATACCAGCGGGGACGATTCATGCTATTGAGGAAGGAATATTATTGGCAGAAATACAGCGAAATTCAGATACAACTTATCGAGTATATGATTGGAATCGAGTTGGGCAAGATGGGGAATTTCGTGAATTGCATATTGAATCTGCTTTAGATGTAATAGATTTTGAAGCTAAACCGCAAACTAAAGTAACAGGCTTAGAGATTGAAGAAAAAGGAGTTACAAGAAATATTTTAGTTGCCTGTCCTTATTTTATAACAGAA
The DNA window shown above is from Sporohalobacter salinus and carries:
- the gltA gene encoding NADPH-dependent glutamate synthase: MSQEGIKHEMPEQDPIERINNFDEVALGYDEETAIKEAKRCLQCSNPKCKAGCPVEVDIPGFIQLVAEGKFEEAAKKVKEKNNLPAICGRVCPQEDQCEAECVVGIKDEPVAIGRLERFVADYTSDNEEAKEIQQDQGKVAVVGAGPSGLTAAADLAKMGYQVTIFEAFHKPGGVLTYGIPEFRLPKEVVKREVAKIKELGVEIKLNQVIGKIKGVDELFEEGYDAVFVGTGAGLPKFLGLEGENLNGVYSANEFLTRVNLMKAYKFPEYKTPVYVGDKVAVVGGGNVAMDAARTALRLGAEESIIVYRRGRKEMPAREEEIHHAQQEGVQFELLNNPTKILGDEDGFVTGMECIRMELGEPDDSGRRRPIPIEGSEFRIDVDTVIMAIGQSPNPILINDTSKLETTDWGTIITDEETGETTKAGVFAGGDVVTGAATVIEAMGAGKKAARSIAEYIDNR
- the mocA gene encoding molybdenum cofactor cytidylyltransferase gives rise to the protein MVSAIVLAAGMSTRLGEPKQLLSIGKRTIIEEVINNLLATEVEEVIVVLGYQASQVKKLIAGQEVEICYNKDYKLGQSTSLKEGLSSINDDCRAILCMLGDQPLVKKETINQLINEFEAGTELIVAPEYKGRRGNPVIFSADLKSEMLEISGDQGARELIYKYYNQIKLVEVEDQGVIFDIDTKEDYLKLLNIIN
- a CDS encoding YitT family protein — protein: MISKKVTNIIGIILGTSITALGITSFLSYNNIITGGFSGLALMIHYLLDFEIGKTLFILNLPFFIVGAKELGVTRMINSLIAVMSLSFWTDFLPRFSLYTTHDKLLASIFGGVLIGVGLGVVFRFNGTTGGTDIIGKIIEKHTHFKLGQCIATTNIIIIIASGILFNFEVALYAIITTFTTGKVVDFVQQGLNVSKATFIISDKPIDIKHNIYENLGRGVTLLDGKGGFTETQKEIILCTLKSKEVPKLKEAVTEIDNNAFIILTSVHEVLGNGFIRSN
- a CDS encoding type I phosphomannose isomerase catalytic subunit encodes the protein MYPLKFKSVYKEKIWGGTALAEKFDRDIPSNSIGESWEIAARENGSSKISNGRFAGKELMEVIEKEGTKVLGTKAKDEYFQKFPLLIKLLDANDKLSVQVHPDDEYAFEHEDGELGKTEMWYVIDAQEDAKLIYGVNPEVTKEEFATAIKEGNLEEKLIKVNVEAGDVLYIPAGTIHAIEEGILLAEIQRNSDTTYRVYDWNRVGQDGEFRELHIESALDVIDFEAKPQTKVTGLEIEEKGVTRNILVACPYFITETLDINKQYADQADGSRFYILMGLEGKARLTYQDGEIDLEAGETVLLPAVLGDYIIKGDCKLIKSYIKDPTKLKTELSDKGYSKTEINRIKGII